The DNA region TCATGAACGGAACGGCGATCTTCTTCATGTGGATCGTCAACGCCGTCATCACCTTCACCTTCCCTGCAATGATGGCTGGGCTCGGCGGCAGCGTCACCTACCTCAGTTACGGGCTGCTCAACCTCGTCATCGCCGTGGTGCTGGTGAGGATCATGCCGGAGACCCGGGGCAGGTCCCTGGAACAGATCGAGGCGGAGATGGAGCAGCGGTACTCCTGAGCCGAGCCGCAGCCATCGCGCCAGCCCTGCCCCGCGGGCTCACCCGGTACCATGCCCGGGTGAGCACCTCGCCCAGCAACCAACCCTCCCAGAACCAGACGTCAGGCTCCGGTGAGGCACGTGACACCAGCTACTGCGATGCCTTTCTGGCGCACGCCTCGCGACTGCCGCCCATGATCGTCGTCGTGGCGTCGTTGGTGATCCTGGCCGTCGGACAACTGATCGTCTCGGTGCCAGCCACCGCCCTCCTCGGCACCAAACCGGCACCGCGGACGAGCTCGGTGGTGGTGCTCCTCTCGTTCTGGGGGGTGTGGCTCGCGCTGTGGGCGTGGATGCGATTCGTCGACGGACGCCCGATACGTGCCCTGGGGCTGGGGGCCCGACGCGCCGAGGTGTGGATCGGCCTGGTGATCGCGCTGGTCGTCCTGGGCGGAGATCTCCTCGTCATGACGGCGGCTGGGCAGGGCAGACTACGCTGGGCCCACCCGCACCCCGCCCAGATCTGGCAGGTTCTCGGTCTGGCCGTGCTCTTCGTCATCCAGGGAAGTGCCGAGGAGGTCGTGCTGCGCGGCCATCTCATGCAGACCGTTGCGGCGCGGTGGGGCATCATCGCCGGAGTTTCGATCCAGGCCGTTCTCTTCGCCGTGCTGCACGGTGCCAACCCCGGGGTGTCGGTCGTGGCCGTGGTCAACATCGCCCTGTTCGGCCTCATGCTCGGCGTCCTCGTGCTGTGGCGAGGCAGCCTGTGGCCAGCAGTGGGATTCCACGGGGTGTGGAACTGGCTGCAGGGGCCAGTGCTGGGATTCGACGTCTCCGGAATGGACTTCGGTCAGACGATCCTGCGTCAGACGCACCCTGAAGCTGCATCGACACTGTGGACCGGCGGGAGTTTCGGGGCCGAGGCGGCGTTGCCCACCACGGTGTTCCTCATGGTGGTGACCGGTCTTCTCATCGTGGCGTGGCGGTCCGGGAAGATGTCTGGGAGCCCCGCGCACCTGTCGAACTGAAATCCTGCGGATACTTCGTAGTCCACTGGGGGTGCTCGTGGACGGCCATGATCCCCGCAAGTGATTCCAGCGTGGAGATCTGGTATTCCATGGTTGACGCCGCGGCACGGCTCAGCCCAGCCAGGATCATGCCGTCGGGGCCGTCCATCGCGGCCACCGAGTTGACGTGCCACGCATTGTCATGGGGCAACCAACCGTTCTTCACCCGTCGATCGACGGTGTGCGGGATGGCAGCCGTCATTCCCCAGGTCTGTTCGTCGTCCACGTGGCCCAGCAGGTTGATGGCGTAACGCCGCATGGGTTCGGGGATGATCGGGTTCTTCATGGCGAAGTGACTCATGATGACCACCTGGTCGCGAGCCGTGGTCGTCGTGAGCCCCCAGCCCTGGGTCGAGGGCGTGGTCTGGTCGGCCCCCATGGAACGCAGCACCTTCTGCACCGCAGGGGCCTCACCGACTCTCGTCCACAGCTCGGTGGTGGCGTCATTGTCGGACTCGGTGATCATCGGCTCGATGAGCGACTTCTCGGTGGCGGTGAGGCCACGCCCCTCCCGGTGGGCCTGGACCATGACGGTGGCCATCACCGAGAGTTTGACGACACTTGCCGTGATGTAGGGATCATGACTGCCGGTGTCGAAGGCATAGATCGTGGCACAACCCGGATACCGCATGGCCACCGCAGCGCTGCCGCGGCGATTCCTCATGTAGCTGCTCAGGCTGGATTCATAGCTGAACCTCTCGGTACGTCCCGGAGCGGCCGGATCCTTGCCACGGGGGCTCGAGCACCGCGGGGAGGCTGACGTGGCAACGCTCGGTGTCGGACTGGCGAGGGCTGGTGAGCTCGCAGCGGTGGTGGGCCGGGCCGCCGCGCTCAGAGCTGGTCGTGCCGTGGGCGAGGGCAGGGCGCCGTCCGATCGACTCGGACCGTGCTGGGCCCCGCAGCCAGCCAGCAGTGACAGACACACCAGGCAGACGGCGCCGCGAGTCGGTGCCCGACGCAGGGTGTGGTGAAGCACGGTGCGCCCGGTGAGATGATGCGGCTGTACGTCATGGCTGTCCGGGGCGAGTGGCGCACGCCGGTGGCCGCGCAGAATCGCCCTGTGCCGTATCACCCTGTGTCGCATGACCACGCGCGGCGATGCATGCCCGTTCTGCTCCCCGGGCTGCGCTGCATGCCCGTTCTGCTCATGGTGTGGCAAACGGATCACGGCGTCACCCCATTCCTACCTCACCGCTCAACTCCGCGGAGTCGATGATACGGTACGAATACCCCTGCTCGGCCAGGAAACGTTGCCGATGCGAGGCGAACTCGGCATCCACGGTGTCCCGGGAGACGATGGCGTAGAACCGCGCCGTGCGGCCTTCCTTGGGGCGCAGCAGCCGCCCCAGTCGCTGGGCCTCCTCCTGACGCGACCCGAATGCCCCCGACACCTGGATGGCCACCTCAGCACTGGGCAGGTCGATGGAGAAATTCGCCACCTTGGAGACGACGAGCAGATCGATCTCACCGTCGCGGAACTCCTGGTAGATCCGCTGACGCTGCACCGAGGACGTGTGGCCAGTGATGAGCGGACAGCCCAACTGCTCGGCCAGTTCCTCCAGCTGATCCACGTACTGACCGATGATGAGCGTCGGTTGACCGCGATGCTCCCGAACCAGCTGCTGGACGACGCCGTTCTTGCTTGGCTGGGTGGCCGCCATCCGGTAGCGCACGTCCGGCTCGGCCAGGGCACAGGCCATCCGCTCGCCATCGTCGAGTGTGACGCGTACCTCCACGCAGTCCGCCGGGGCGATGTAACCCTGGTTCTCCAGTTCCTTCCACGGCGCGTCATAACGTTTGGGGCCGATGAGGCTGAAGACGTCGTCCTCGTGACCGTCCTCCCGCACCAGGGTCGCCGTCAGTCCCAGCCGTCGTCTCGCCTGCAGATCTGCCGTCATGCGAAACACCGGCGCGGGCAGCAGGTGCACCTCGTCGTAGATGACGAGTCCCCAGTCGCGGGCCTCGAAGAGTTCCAGGTGGGGATGCACGCCGTGCCGCTTGGTCGTGATGACCTGATACGTCGCGATGGTGACCGGGCGTACTTCCTTGCGGGACCCGGAGTACTCGCCGATCTCGTCGGGGGTGAGGGTGGTGCGCCGCACCAACTCGTCCTTCCACTGTCGGGCCGAGACGGTGTTGGTCACCAGGATGAGCGTCGTGCAGCGAGCCCGTGCCATCGCAGCAGCTCCCACGACCGTCTTGCCAGCTCCACAGGGCAGCACGACGACGCCGGATCCGCCACTGAAGAATGAGTCCGCAGCGAGCTTCTGGTACTCCCGCAGCTGCCAGCCGTCCTCGTCCAGGGCAATGTCGTGGTGTTCCCCGTCCACGTACCCAGCAAGATCCTCCGCCGGCCACCCCATCTTGAGCAGGGCCTGCTTGAGGGTACCCCGTTGGGAGGGATGCACGATCGCCGTGGCCTCGTCGATCTGCTCACCCACCAGACCGCGCACCTGCTTGGAGCGAAGCACCTCGGTGAGGACCGCCTTGTCGGTGCTCAGCAGCACGAGGCCGTGGGCCGGATGTTTCTCGATGCGCAGCCGGCCGTACCGGCTCATGGTGTCGGTGACGTCGATGAGCAGGGAACTTGCCACGGGGTAGCGCGAGTAGCGCATGAGGACGTCGACGACCTGCTCGGCATCGTGGCCGGTAGCCATCGCATTCCACAGTCCCAGCGGGGTGAGTCGGTAGGTGTGGATGTGCTCGGGTGCCCGCTCCAGCTCGGCGAACGGGGCAATGGCATGACGGCACTCGTCGGCCAGGGGATGATCGACCTCCAGCAGCAGGGTTCGGTCGGACTGGACGATGAGGGGACCAGGAACGTGAGACATCCTGTCAATTATGACTCAGTCATGGCCCGGTGGGCACGGGGTGCGGAACGGAGACGGCGATTCGCCGGGGAGCTGACAGCCCAGCCCAGAGGCGGCAATGGCAACGAGGATCGTGGCTGGGGCCAGGGGTCACTGGCCTGGTCTGGTGGGGTTTCCCGGCGATTGCCGGGGAGTCTGGTGCCGCGCTGGAGCGCTCCGTCCCGCAGATGGACGTGATGCGTCATCGGGTGGTGCACTACCCGTGACAGTTGGTGTTGGGTGGGCGGTTGATGTCGGGTTGGCGTCGGGCGACGACGTGGAACGTGCCGTGTCACTGGGGCTGGGAGTCGCAGACGTGCTGGGCGATTCCGACGTGTCCGGCTCCGGGGTGTTGTGCCCTGAGGCGCTCGGCGTGGTCGTGGGGGAGGGCGACTGACGACGTTGTGACGAGGAGGTTCTCGGTGTGGTACCTCGCCGTCGCGCGGTGTGTGAATGGCGGGGGTGTGGGGCGCGATGACGCCGGGGGCTGGTCCTCTTCCGCTCGTCCTGCTGTTCCTCGGAGCCCTCCCGCTGCTGGGAAGACGTCTCTGGTTCACCGGCTGCCCCGGAATCTCGATGGTCCACCGGAGGCGGGACGACGAACAGTGCCCGCCACGGGCTGTGAACCTGAGTCGGAGTGACCGCAGCCACCTGCACCAGCACATGATCTGTCGAGGTGGGCCACGGAATCGTCGCCGTGGTCTGCGCGATACGTGCCATCTGACGTCCGTCCACCGTGACGTCGTACTCCAAACTCTCATCGCTGCGTGGAGCCTGCCAGGTGAGGGTGAAGGACTGGGCATCGTTGTGGGCCAGGCTCAGATCCGCCACCGCCGGGGGCACCGAACGAGGACCGGGTGGAGGACTTGACGTCCATGCCGGTGTACTCACCGCGGAGGAGGCCGGCACGGAGCTCGGCGATGGAGCAGCGGAGTGTTGACGCAGGGCGACGATGGCTGCGACCACCCCGAGGAGGGTGATCCCAGCTGCCGTAGCAGTAATGGCTCGTGACCCCACGCCCCAAGCCTAGGAGATGTGGGATGTCTGCACAGCACAATGGCCAGACCATCGCCGCTGAGCCAGCATGGGCACATCTGGTGCGGGGACGTGCGTCGCCGCGGGATCGCGCGGTCAGGCGTTCTCGAGGCGAGCCCGCACCATTCGTGGCAGGGGGATGATTTGCATCCCGCCGCCACCACGGTGCACACATCGGGCAGCACCGCTGGCCACTGCCAGCACCCGTACGACGCTCTGACGAGCCTGGCCGGAGTCGTCGACGTGGTCCAGCCGTATCCAGGCGCCATGGCTCTGGGCCTCGCGCAGCAGACTGGCGATCTCGTCCGTGCTGTTGGCCGACGGTTCCGTGCTGGCAACCAGGGCCTCGGCCACCGTCTGTGGGTCGACCGGTTCGGAGGTCGGTTCCCGGGCGGGTGTGCGGAATCGTGCCGGGGTCGGGGAATTGAGCACCGTGCCGTGTTGATCGCGAGCCACCGGGGCGAGTCCCTGCGCACGCAACGCGGCCAAGGTCACCTCGGGCTCTGCCTGGGCGATGAGCAGGGTGGGGGCCACTCGACGCAGACCGAGCTCGCTGGCCTGGTCGCTGCGCAGCAGTATCTCAGCGGACGCCGGGTCGTCCACCTCGATGAGGCACGATGCAGCGGACACCGACACCCTGCCGTGGTCGCGCACCACGTCGTCGAGCAGGATGAGCAGGCCCTGCGGCACCTCGGTCATGGAATGCTCCGCCCACCAACCACGAACCTGCTCACGTGTCCAGCCGGCGTCCAGACCGCGGCGCAGCGAACTGCGGGAGAATCGTCGGACACCGGCAACCCCCGTCGACTCTCGATCGGCCAGCAGAGCGAGATCACGAGACATCGCCGGGGTGAGCGGTCCCGGGGCGACGACGGTGAGGTCGGACTGCAGGATGAGATCGGTACCTGGCTCAGGCATCCCCGGATCGCTCCGGTCGTCGGCCAACCGGCTGCGGCACCCCAGGGCGATGACTCCCAACAGCGATGCCTCGTGCAGCACCGCGTCAATGACCTCATGGGCCTCGGCGACCGGCCAGGTGGGGTGGAACCAGGCCAACCTCTCGCTCACCTTCTCGGTGTCGATCGGCGTACCCACCGGTGCACTGGCGATCTGGGTGGCGATCTCGCGCCGCCACGTCTGGGCGGTGGCCGGCGACGGGGCATCGAGTGAGTTGGAGAGTTGCCCCGGGGCGCCTGTCATGGTGAGCCATGCGTCGTGCAGGGCGAGCCATCGTTGCCACAGGGCGGACTCACTCCAGTGGTCGGAGGCTTGGCTGGGAAGCCAGCCCCGAGCGTCGGCCCCCAGCAGGTCGGCGCTCACGGCGAGCCACAGGTGGAACCAGCCGTCCTCGCGTCGGCACACCCGTGACAAGGCCTTGAACCCGTCACGACGAGCCATGCCGCCGTTTCGCAATCGGGCTGGATGCATGTGGTCGACGGCCTCGAGCAGGGCGGACATGGCACTCACGGCCTCCAAGGCCGTCCCGATGGCGGCGGTGTTGACGCGATCGGGGTCCTGGGCCTCGGGCCAGGCGGGCGGCTGAGGGGCCACGACGTCGGGGAAGAGCCGTCCACGACGCGCGTGCAGGGCAACCTCCCTGGGCAGGATGACGGTGTGGTCGTCCACGGGGCGCAACAGGTGATGTGCCAGGGCCAACTCGACCGGAGTGGTGGCATCCTGCGGGGAGAGTGGCCGGTTGGCGTGGGGCAGTCGGCCGGTGGGGCTCCAGGCGAGCCGTTCGATGACCGGGATGACGGCGGGTCCAGCGGCCGCCAGCCGTCCGGGGACGTCGTCAATGACCGTGGTGCTGCGCGGTGCCAGCCCAGCAGGGAACGGCCCCAGCAGACCAGCCGCAGCCCCCACCACGTGCACGGTGTCGTGATCCTCGAGCAGCAGGAGGATGTTCCCGAGGTCGTCAAGGGTCGTGTCGACGTCTGCCTGGGTGGGTGGGCAAGCCGTGTCTGGCGTGCATGCCATGACGATGTTGCGGCGCGGTACGTCGCCCAGGGCGACGGCAGCGGTGAGTACCCGCAACTGCCAGGCATCGAGGGACTCGACAGCTGCCCGTGTCGATGCCGCCGTCGTGGCGCGCTCGGCGAGGTCGGGCAGGGATCGTGGCGCCGGGTTGGCGAGATCGGGACGCAGGGTGAGCAGCTGGGTGAGCTCCTGGACAGACAGGCTCCGCAGTTTGCCGGCAACGGTGATGGCTGAGCTCACGGGATCTCCGGGGTGAGTTCTCGGTCGGCAAGGACGAGGCTCAACGGGGCCATGACGA from Cutibacterium granulosum includes:
- a CDS encoding serine hydrolase — encoded protein: MLHHTLRRAPTRGAVCLVCLSLLAGCGAQHGPSRSDGALPSPTARPALSAAARPTTAASSPALASPTPSVATSASPRCSSPRGKDPAAPGRTERFSYESSLSSYMRNRRGSAAVAMRYPGCATIYAFDTGSHDPYITASVVKLSVMATVMVQAHREGRGLTATEKSLIEPMITESDNDATTELWTRVGEAPAVQKVLRSMGADQTTPSTQGWGLTTTTARDQVVIMSHFAMKNPIIPEPMRRYAINLLGHVDDEQTWGMTAAIPHTVDRRVKNGWLPHDNAWHVNSVAAMDGPDGMILAGLSRAAASTMEYQISTLESLAGIMAVHEHPQWTTKYPQDFSSTGARGSQTSSRTATPR
- a CDS encoding DNA repair helicase XPB, which produces MSHVPGPLIVQSDRTLLLEVDHPLADECRHAIAPFAELERAPEHIHTYRLTPLGLWNAMATGHDAEQVVDVLMRYSRYPVASSLLIDVTDTMSRYGRLRIEKHPAHGLVLLSTDKAVLTEVLRSKQVRGLVGEQIDEATAIVHPSQRGTLKQALLKMGWPAEDLAGYVDGEHHDIALDEDGWQLREYQKLAADSFFSGGSGVVVLPCGAGKTVVGAAAMARARCTTLILVTNTVSARQWKDELVRRTTLTPDEIGEYSGSRKEVRPVTIATYQVITTKRHGVHPHLELFEARDWGLVIYDEVHLLPAPVFRMTADLQARRRLGLTATLVREDGHEDDVFSLIGPKRYDAPWKELENQGYIAPADCVEVRVTLDDGERMACALAEPDVRYRMAATQPSKNGVVQQLVREHRGQPTLIIGQYVDQLEELAEQLGCPLITGHTSSVQRQRIYQEFRDGEIDLLVVSKVANFSIDLPSAEVAIQVSGAFGSRQEEAQRLGRLLRPKEGRTARFYAIVSRDTVDAEFASHRQRFLAEQGYSYRIIDSAELSGEVGMG
- a CDS encoding CPBP family intramembrane glutamic endopeptidase encodes the protein MSTSPSNQPSQNQTSGSGEARDTSYCDAFLAHASRLPPMIVVVASLVILAVGQLIVSVPATALLGTKPAPRTSSVVVLLSFWGVWLALWAWMRFVDGRPIRALGLGARRAEVWIGLVIALVVLGGDLLVMTAAGQGRLRWAHPHPAQIWQVLGLAVLFVIQGSAEEVVLRGHLMQTVAARWGIIAGVSIQAVLFAVLHGANPGVSVVAVVNIALFGLMLGVLVLWRGSLWPAVGFHGVWNWLQGPVLGFDVSGMDFGQTILRQTHPEAASTLWTGGSFGAEAALPTTVFLMVVTGLLIVAWRSGKMSGSPAHLSN
- a CDS encoding helicase-associated domain-containing protein, with product MSSAITVAGKLRSLSVQELTQLLTLRPDLANPAPRSLPDLAERATTAASTRAAVESLDAWQLRVLTAAVALGDVPRRNIVMACTPDTACPPTQADVDTTLDDLGNILLLLEDHDTVHVVGAAAGLLGPFPAGLAPRSTTVIDDVPGRLAAAGPAVIPVIERLAWSPTGRLPHANRPLSPQDATTPVELALAHHLLRPVDDHTVILPREVALHARRGRLFPDVVAPQPPAWPEAQDPDRVNTAAIGTALEAVSAMSALLEAVDHMHPARLRNGGMARRDGFKALSRVCRREDGWFHLWLAVSADLLGADARGWLPSQASDHWSESALWQRWLALHDAWLTMTGAPGQLSNSLDAPSPATAQTWRREIATQIASAPVGTPIDTEKVSERLAWFHPTWPVAEAHEVIDAVLHEASLLGVIALGCRSRLADDRSDPGMPEPGTDLILQSDLTVVAPGPLTPAMSRDLALLADRESTGVAGVRRFSRSSLRRGLDAGWTREQVRGWWAEHSMTEVPQGLLILLDDVVRDHGRVSVSAASCLIEVDDPASAEILLRSDQASELGLRRVAPTLLIAQAEPEVTLAALRAQGLAPVARDQHGTVLNSPTPARFRTPAREPTSEPVDPQTVAEALVASTEPSANSTDEIASLLREAQSHGAWIRLDHVDDSGQARQSVVRVLAVASGAARCVHRGGGGMQIIPLPRMVRARLENA